The Lepidochelys kempii isolate rLepKem1 chromosome 25, rLepKem1.hap2, whole genome shotgun sequence genome contains a region encoding:
- the CERS1 gene encoding ceramide synthase 1 isoform X1, with product MPRPEPMPGYGQLLQRGYQSLAGAVRSCTDCGWELSRRTWAENASLAWSETLLCLLCAIGWTWLRRAASGCLFRPFGEWCNLQPKDAAKMPESAWKLLFYTLSWSYSAYLLFFTEYPFFHDPPSAFYGWEKGMDVPTDIGIAYLLQGSFYGHSIYATVYMDAWRRDSIVMLIHHVVTLMLIVFSYTFRFHNVGILVLFLHDISDVQLEFTKLNVYFKHRGGIYHRLNDVISDLGCLTFSISWFWFRLYWFPLKVLYATCHSSLQSVPNIPFYFFFNALLFALTLMNVYWFLYIVLFVAKVLTGQMQEVNDVREYDLEESEKTTGPRKVGELQLPKSWKEGKHLKNGLIKDKRL from the exons ATGCCGCGGCCCGAGCCCATGCCCGGCTACGGGCAGCTGCTGCAGCGCGGCTACCAGAGCCTGGCGGGGGCGGTGCGGAGCTGCACGGACTGCGGCTGGGAGCTCTCCCGGCGGACCTGGGCCGAGAACGCGTCCCTCGCCTGGAGCGAGACCCTGCTGTGCCTGCTCTGTGCCATCGGCTGGACCTGGCTGCGCAGGGCCGCCTCCGGCTGCCTCTTTCGG CCGTTCGGGGAGTGGTGTAACCTGCAGCCAAAAGACGCTGCCAAGATGCCCGAGAGCGCCTGGAAGCTGCTGTTCTACACGTTGTCCTGGTCATACAGCGCCTACCTGCTCTTCTTCACTGAGTACCCCTTCTTCCACGACCCGCCCTCCGCCTTTTATG GTTGGGAGAAGGGTATGGATGTACCCACCGACATTGGCATCGCCTACTTGCTGCAGGGCAGCTTCTACGGACACTCCATCTATGCCACTGTGTACATGGACGCCTGGCGCAGGGACTCCATAGTCATGCTCATCCACCACGTGGTGACACTGATGCTCATCGTCTTCTCCTACACGTTCag GTTCCACAACGTGGGGATTCTCGTGCTCTTCCTGCACGACATCAGCGACGTGCAGCTGGAGTTCACCAAGCTCAACGTCTACTTCAAGCACCGGGGTGGGATCTATCACCGGCTCAACGACGTCATCTCCGACCTCGGCTGCCTCACCTTCAGCATCAGCTG GTTCTGGTTCCGCCTCTACTGGTTCCCCCTCAAAGTCCTCTACGCCacctgccactccagcctgcaGTCTGTGCCCAACATCCCCTTCTACTTCTTCTTCAACGCCCTGCTCTTCGCCCTCACCCTCATGAACGTCTATTGGTTCCTG taCATCGTCCTGTTCGTGGCCAAGGTGCTGACAGGGCAGATGCAGGAGGTGAACGACGTGCGTGAGTACGACCTGGAGGAGAGCGAGAAAACCACAGGGCCCCGGAAAGTGGGCGAACTCCAGCTGCCCAAATCCTGGAAAGAagg GAAACACCTGAAGAACGGGCTGATAAAGGACAAACGGTTATAA
- the CERS1 gene encoding ceramide synthase 1 isoform X2 encodes MPFGEWCNLQPKDAAKMPESAWKLLFYTLSWSYSAYLLFFTEYPFFHDPPSAFYGWEKGMDVPTDIGIAYLLQGSFYGHSIYATVYMDAWRRDSIVMLIHHVVTLMLIVFSYTFRFHNVGILVLFLHDISDVQLEFTKLNVYFKHRGGIYHRLNDVISDLGCLTFSISWFWFRLYWFPLKVLYATCHSSLQSVPNIPFYFFFNALLFALTLMNVYWFLYIVLFVAKVLTGQMQEVNDVREYDLEESEKTTGPRKVGELQLPKSWKEGKHLKNGLIKDKRL; translated from the exons ATG CCGTTCGGGGAGTGGTGTAACCTGCAGCCAAAAGACGCTGCCAAGATGCCCGAGAGCGCCTGGAAGCTGCTGTTCTACACGTTGTCCTGGTCATACAGCGCCTACCTGCTCTTCTTCACTGAGTACCCCTTCTTCCACGACCCGCCCTCCGCCTTTTATG GTTGGGAGAAGGGTATGGATGTACCCACCGACATTGGCATCGCCTACTTGCTGCAGGGCAGCTTCTACGGACACTCCATCTATGCCACTGTGTACATGGACGCCTGGCGCAGGGACTCCATAGTCATGCTCATCCACCACGTGGTGACACTGATGCTCATCGTCTTCTCCTACACGTTCag GTTCCACAACGTGGGGATTCTCGTGCTCTTCCTGCACGACATCAGCGACGTGCAGCTGGAGTTCACCAAGCTCAACGTCTACTTCAAGCACCGGGGTGGGATCTATCACCGGCTCAACGACGTCATCTCCGACCTCGGCTGCCTCACCTTCAGCATCAGCTG GTTCTGGTTCCGCCTCTACTGGTTCCCCCTCAAAGTCCTCTACGCCacctgccactccagcctgcaGTCTGTGCCCAACATCCCCTTCTACTTCTTCTTCAACGCCCTGCTCTTCGCCCTCACCCTCATGAACGTCTATTGGTTCCTG taCATCGTCCTGTTCGTGGCCAAGGTGCTGACAGGGCAGATGCAGGAGGTGAACGACGTGCGTGAGTACGACCTGGAGGAGAGCGAGAAAACCACAGGGCCCCGGAAAGTGGGCGAACTCCAGCTGCCCAAATCCTGGAAAGAagg GAAACACCTGAAGAACGGGCTGATAAAGGACAAACGGTTATAA
- the CERS1 gene encoding ceramide synthase 1 isoform X3 yields the protein MPESAWKLLFYTLSWSYSAYLLFFTEYPFFHDPPSAFYGWEKGMDVPTDIGIAYLLQGSFYGHSIYATVYMDAWRRDSIVMLIHHVVTLMLIVFSYTFRFHNVGILVLFLHDISDVQLEFTKLNVYFKHRGGIYHRLNDVISDLGCLTFSISWFWFRLYWFPLKVLYATCHSSLQSVPNIPFYFFFNALLFALTLMNVYWFLYIVLFVAKVLTGQMQEVNDVREYDLEESEKTTGPRKVGELQLPKSWKEGKHLKNGLIKDKRL from the exons ATGCCCGAGAGCGCCTGGAAGCTGCTGTTCTACACGTTGTCCTGGTCATACAGCGCCTACCTGCTCTTCTTCACTGAGTACCCCTTCTTCCACGACCCGCCCTCCGCCTTTTATG GTTGGGAGAAGGGTATGGATGTACCCACCGACATTGGCATCGCCTACTTGCTGCAGGGCAGCTTCTACGGACACTCCATCTATGCCACTGTGTACATGGACGCCTGGCGCAGGGACTCCATAGTCATGCTCATCCACCACGTGGTGACACTGATGCTCATCGTCTTCTCCTACACGTTCag GTTCCACAACGTGGGGATTCTCGTGCTCTTCCTGCACGACATCAGCGACGTGCAGCTGGAGTTCACCAAGCTCAACGTCTACTTCAAGCACCGGGGTGGGATCTATCACCGGCTCAACGACGTCATCTCCGACCTCGGCTGCCTCACCTTCAGCATCAGCTG GTTCTGGTTCCGCCTCTACTGGTTCCCCCTCAAAGTCCTCTACGCCacctgccactccagcctgcaGTCTGTGCCCAACATCCCCTTCTACTTCTTCTTCAACGCCCTGCTCTTCGCCCTCACCCTCATGAACGTCTATTGGTTCCTG taCATCGTCCTGTTCGTGGCCAAGGTGCTGACAGGGCAGATGCAGGAGGTGAACGACGTGCGTGAGTACGACCTGGAGGAGAGCGAGAAAACCACAGGGCCCCGGAAAGTGGGCGAACTCCAGCTGCCCAAATCCTGGAAAGAagg GAAACACCTGAAGAACGGGCTGATAAAGGACAAACGGTTATAA
- the GDF1 gene encoding embryonic growth/differentiation factor 1 has product MGSLAWGLVLTPLPNPGMPRCNRALARSKAPVAQSTPPSCLVAADALGRAGLRHCALSARLGSARPGPAMGPAPAKARFAAGLLWALLGAALGSRLELPLLKSLGLSAKPTPRAPAPVPAVLWRIFQRRALPSPGDTAPGRACRVEEFNVPGNIIRVFADQGHFIHSGEPKTFLCLEKRLYFNFSVLEEGEQLTMAQLEINFSHNSYHTSSGRQVFELRLYQALQMSLRGMPSHMYSHKLLGAQSFAQLHKSLLFSLTEVAKGWRTPSKNLGLILEISVGSGDSALALPPRRLQNLCASIDSFLATSLLVVSLNQKQCQASRKRRSSYYTPVTPSNLCKPRRLYISFSDVGWENWIIAPQGYMANYCLGECPFPLTAELNSTNHAILQTMVHSLDPEGTPQPCCVPVRLSPISILYYDNHDNVVLRHYEDMVVDECGCR; this is encoded by the exons ATGGGCTCCCTGGCCTGGGGGCTTGTTCTCACTCCCCTGCCCAATCCAGGGATGCCTCGCTGTAACCGAGCCCTCGCCAGATCAAAGGCTCCAGTCGCGCAATCAACACCCCCCTCTTGCCTGGTGGCTGCAGACGCCCTCGGGAGAGCCGGGCTCCGGCACTGCGCTTTGTCtgcccggctcggctcggctcggcccggccCAGCCATGGGGCCGGCCCCTGCCAAGGCCCGGTTTGCAGCTGGCCTCCTCTGGGCGCTGCTGGGCGCGGCGCTGGGGAGCCGGCTGGAGCTCCCGCTTTTGAaatccctgggcctgagcgccaAGCCGACCCCCAGGGCCCCGGCCCCGGTGCCCGCCGTGCTGTGGCGGATCTTCCAGCGGCGAGCGCTGCCCTCCCCCGGGGACACGGCGCCCGGCCGCGCCTGCAGGGTGGAGGAATTTAATGTCCCGGGGAACATCATCCGTGTCTTCGCTGACCAAG GCCACTTCATTCACAGTGGGGAGCCCAAGACTTTCCTGTGTCTGGAGAAACGTCTGTACTTTAATTTCTCTGTGTTGGAGGAGGGGGAGCAACTGACAATGGCTCAGCTGGAGATCAACTTCAGCCACAACTCCTATCACACTTCCAGCGGCAGGCAGGTCTTTGAGCTGCGGCTGTACCAAGCCCTGCAGATGTCTCTGCGGGGAATGCCCTCCCACATGTACAGCCACAAGCTGCTGGGGGCGCaatccttcgcgcagctgcacaaGTCCCTCCTCTTCAGCCTGACCGAAGTGGCAAAGGGCTGGAGAACCCCCAGCAAGAACCTGGGCTTGATCCTGGAGATCTCGGTGGGCAGCGGGGACAGCGCCTTGGCCTTGCCGCCCCGAAGGCTGCAGAACCTCTGTGCCAGCATCGACTCCTTCCTTGCCACCTCGCTGTTGGTGGTGTCCCTCAATCAGAAGCAGTGCCAGGCCTCCAGGAAGAGGCGAAGCTCCTATTATACCCCGGTCACTCCAAGCAACCTCTGCAAGCCAAGGCGGCTCTACATCAGCTTCAGTGACGTGGGCTGGGAGAACTGGATCATCGCGCCGCAGGGATACATGGCCAACTATTGCCTCGGGGAGTGCCCCTTCCCGCTGACGGCAGAACTCAACAGCACCAACCACGCCATCCTCCAAACCATGGTGCACTCCCTTGACCCAGAAggaaccccccagccctgctgtgtcCCAGTGAGGCTGTCCCCCATCTCCATCCTGTATTATGACAACCATGATAACGTGGTGCTGAGACACTATGAGGACATGGTGGTTGATGAGTGTGGCTGCAGATAA